A genome region from Pygocentrus nattereri isolate fPygNat1 chromosome 10, fPygNat1.pri, whole genome shotgun sequence includes the following:
- the rin3 gene encoding ras and Rab interactor 3 codes for MLSSAPATATPVLQKPTSPSSPSPLLSNCSPTPTSTSPPQLIDISVDNSALKSTSPPVSLSPPFSNWETISPSPTSSSPLNHKISSPSAQKPMSPQMPKPICPPLPVQQPSAIPKVSSAAMPRPPPRPSSKPSSPPLARPPPPLVLKSPVTPAPTPAEQPQKPAPPSISILDKLIKTCPVWLQLGMTQERAFRILNKESPGIFLVRRNTGQKLMIVSVRLQHHQGEPQVQEYHVKEEKALLYLEGSVLVFDNIFKLIAFYCVSRDILPFPLKLPQAIVRASKYEDMEVISTLGLEFWSSTLNSHIQDNLSKSADSGGTQNAADHSSSCEIQLSAGNDRLWYVNPIFIEEYCSSLPSSPPPPILRTQSLNTPIQAPLKYKRPPPLPPRPISISEVALVQATPKPAREDLASDECTLISLSCPPVVQKEEGSQHVCPEREGTAPSVEAEAAKPDVAQPPPSQATKQASRVSLHRIPPLPLRRRLSENQPSGDEIQQQPSNSTSTNNSVPAEMEGEVPGAPMSSLICLDDNSMVQCEKPMDAPESQSQQDEALVDYSKISNGASAVTGLSAAEVRRPGPPVPPPRRKRPSQTVTTASQDVSNANGGTTKESTSFTSKTSSTPTSIHRFVTAGHPKVPDVSLFSPDGGAAQPDHDSYSTSSTEEEMDTTMTGSIVKRTPTVMLDRAKQRLSMVNFSTVFTNFMSADRKLQKRIVELARDGSTYFGNLVQDYRAYTLDTMRRHSSSTEMLQEIRQMMTQLKSYLIQSTELQNLQESAVYTEEKLEVVIEAALCKSVLKPLREAIYNGLKDIHSRAGTLKRLKENQQIVLGTTTTDLGVTTGVPDTPVMEKIQVKLGNLHQEYSPQKKIDLLLKTCKIIYESMSVGCPGKAHGADDFLPVLMYVLARCNMTALLLDVEYMMELMDPALQLGEGSYYLTTTYGALEHIKNYDKQAMTRQLSLEIQDSIHRWERRRTLNKARASRSSVQDFINVSFLEAGSNTKTLGVRPNTTARDLAAQCAEKFEVLEPDSYCLSLLVDGHYQPLTPEEFPLAIKSNLHHSEPRKEYYFVYRHGRWPGQEPDGQTISTLEPLPAQEDSLI; via the exons ATGCTCTCCTCAGCTCCTGCCACAGCAACTCCTGTCCTCCAAAAACCCACCTCCCCCAGCTCCCCTTCTCCTTTGTTATCCAACTGCTCTCCCACACCAACCTCTACATCACCGCCACAACTGATTGACATTTCGGTTGACAACTCTGCCTTGAAGTCCACCTCCCCTCCAGTATCTCTCTCACCTCCTTTCTCAAACTGGGAAACCATCTCTCCTTCTCCAACTTCTTCCTCACCCCTTAACCACAAAATCTCCAGCCCTTCTGCCCAGAAACCCATGTCTCCACAAATGCCCAAGCCCATCTGCCCACCTCTCCCTGTACAACAGCCATCGGCCATCCCCAAAGTCTCCTCCGCAGCCATGCCCAGACCCCCTCCACGTCCAAGTTCCAAGCCTTCCTCCCCACCTCTAGCCAGACCTCCACCGCCACTTGTCTTAAAGTCCCCTGTCACACCAGCACCAACACCAGCTGAGCAGCCCCAGAAACCAGCCCCTCCTAGCATAAGCATCCTGGACAAGCTGATCAAGACTTGTCCAGTGTGGCTGCAGCTGGGAATGACGCAAGAAAGAGCTTTTCGTATACTCAACAAGGAGTCACCCGGG atttttttagTGAGGAGGAACACCGGCCAGAAGTTGATGATTGTGTCAGTGCGTCTCCAGCACCACCAGGGGGAGCCTCAGGTCCAGGAGTATCatgtaaaagaagaaaaggcCT TGCTTTATCTTGAGGGTTCTGTCCTGGTCTTTGACAACATCTTCAAACTCATTGCATTCTATTGTGTTAGCCG GGACATCCTCCCTTTCCCGCTTAAGTTACCTCAAGCCATTGTCCGAGCAAGTAAATATGAAGACATGGAGGTGATATCCACCCTTGGCTTAG AGTTCTGGAGCTCAACCCTGAACAGCCACATTCAGGACAATTTGAGTAAATCTGCAGACAGTGGTGGCACTCAGAATGCAGCAGACCACAGTAGTTCCTGTGAGATCCAACTTTCTGCTGGCAATGATCGTCTGTGGTATGTCAACCCCATCTTCATTGAGGAATACTGCAGCAGTTTGCCATCCAGCCCCCCACCACCCATCCTCAGAACCCAGAGCCTCAACACGCCCATTCAGGCTCCACTGAAGTACAAGAGACCCCCACCCTTGCCTCCACGTCCAATTAGCATATCGGAAGTTGCATTGGTTCAGGCTACACCTAAGCCAGCCAGAGAGGATCTTGCGTCAGATGAGTGTACTCTGATCTCGCTGAGCTGTCCTCCTGTGGTTCAGAAAGAGGAAGGAAGCCAGCATGTATgtccagagagagagggaacagccCCCAGCGTTGAAGCGGAGGCAGCTAAACCAGACGTGGCCCAACCACCTCCAAGCCAAGCGACAAAGCAGGCTAGCCGTGTGTCTTTGCACAGGATTCCTCCGTTACCACTTCGACGCAGGTTGTCAGAGAACCAGCCATCAGGAGACGAAATCCAGCAACAACCGTCTAACAGTACAAGTACCAACAACTCTGTACCAGCAGAGATGGAGGGGGAAGTTCCTGGAGCTCCCATGTCATCTCTCATCTGCCTGGATGACAACAGCATGGTACAGTGTGAGAAGCCAATGGATGCCCCCGAGTCACAGTCACAGCAGGATGAAGCCCTTGTGGATTACTCCAAGATATCGAATGGAGCATCTGCTGTCactggactgtcagcagctgaGGTGAGGAGGCCTGGTCCGCCAGTACCACCTCCTAGGAGAAAAAGACCCTCTCAGACTGTGACCACAGCTTCACAAGATGTCAGTAATGCCAATGGGGGAACCACCAAAGAATCCACCTCCTTCACTTCGAAAACCTCAAGCACTCCTACTTCCATACACCGCTTTGTCACTGCAGGTCACCCCAAAGTTCCTGACGTCTCGCTGTTCTCTCCAGATGGAGGTGCTGCCCAGCCAGACCACGACTCCTACTCCACCAGCAGcacagaagaggagatggacACAACAATGACGGGCTCTATAGTGAAGAGAACGCCCACCGTTATGCTGGACCGCGCAAAACAGCGTCTGTCAATGGTGAACTTCTCTACTGTCTTTACAAATTTCATGAGTGCTGACCGCAAGCTGCAGAAACGAATTGTCGAGCTGGCTCGGGATGGCAGTACCTACTTTGGGAACCTGGTGCAGGACTATAGAGCCTATACGCTGGACACCATGCGAAGGCACTCCTCAAGTACTGAGATGCTTCAAGAAATCAGACAAATGATGACCCAGCTCAAAAGCTACCTGATCCAGAGCACGGAGCTGCAGAACCTTCAAGAGTCAGCTGTTTACACTGAGGAGAAGCTGG AGGTCGTCATTGAGGCAGCACTGTGCAAGAGTGTTCTGAAGCCTTTGAGGGAGGCCATATATAATGGGCTAAAAGACATCCACTCCCGTGCAGGCACTCTGAAAAGGCTGAAAGAGAACCAGCAGATAGTCTTGGGCACCACAACCACAGACTTGGGAGTAACCACTGGTGTCCCTGATACACCAGTCATGGAAAAGATCCAGGTGAAGCTGGGGAACTTGCATCAGGAATATTCACCTCAGAAGAAGATAGACCTGCTCCTCAAAACCTGCAAGATCATCTATGAGTCCATGTCTGTAGGCTGCCCAG GGAAGGCCCATGGTGCAGATGACTTCTTGCCTGTGCTGATGTACGTACTGGCTCGCTGCAACATGACTGCACTATTGCTGGATGTGGAGTACATGATGGAATTGATGGACCCTGCACTACAGCTAGGAGAGG GCTCATACTATCTCACCACGACATATGGAGCTCTGGAGCACATAAAAAATTATGACAAGCAAGCCATGACCAGGCAGTTGAGTCTGGAAATCCAGGACTCCATTCATCGGTGGGAGCGTCGCCGCACTCTCAACAAAGCTCGTGCCTCACGCTCCTCTGTACAG GATTTCATCAACGTCTCTTTCCTGGAGGCTGGTTCCAACACTAAGACTCTGGGTGTTCGCCCGAACACCACTGCTCGAGACCTAGCGGCGCAGTGTGCTGAGAAGTTTGAAGTGCTGGAGCCAGACTCCTACTGTCTGAGTTTGTTAGTGGATGGCCACTACCAGCCCCTGACCCCTGAGGAGTTTCCACTTGCTATCAAGTCCAACCTACACCATAGTGAGCCACGCAAGGAATATTACTTTGTGTACCGCCATGGACGCTGGCCAGGACAGGAGCCTGATGGCCAGACAATATCTACACTTGAGCCTCTACCTGCCCAAGAGGACAGTTTGATTTGA